A genome region from Populus alba chromosome 5, ASM523922v2, whole genome shotgun sequence includes the following:
- the LOC118061750 gene encoding callose synthase 7 isoform X3 — protein MASSSGTKNEGGPPRSQSRRMTRVQTTVLDLANEDSPPVDSEVVPSSLAFIAPILRVANEIEKENSRVAYLCRFHAFERAHMMDLTSSGRGVRQFKTYLLHRLEKLEEETKRQLAINDPGEIQLYYQKFYKENIKDAQHTKKPEEMAKILRTATVLYDVLQTVVPAGKVDNKTKKYAEDVKRKRGQYEHYNILPLYAAGVKPAIMELPEIKAALHALRDVDNLPMPKIRLPHDSSSDMHKERVTSVNDIFDWLSSIFGFQRGNVANQREHLILLLANMDVRKRSLDDYTTLNSGTIQRLLETIFKNYRSWCNYLRCKSNLEFPTKSDNQQLKLIYIALYLLIWGEASNIRFMPECICYIFHNMAHEVYGILHSNVHPVSGETYEITPPDDEAFLRNVITPIYQVLREEARRNKGGKASHSKWRNYDDLNEYFWSDKCFKLNWPMDLRADFFVHSDEWPPANERSNQGTGGTRKPKTNFVEVRTFWHLFRSFDRMWIFFILALQAMIIIAWSPSGSIIAFFDEDVFKSVLSIFVTSAFLNLLQASLDIILSLNAWRSLKVTQILRYLFKFVVAAAWAVVLPIGYSSSVLNPTGLVKFFSTWSMDWQNQSFYIYAVTIYLIPNVFAALLFVLPPLRRTMERSNWRIVTLIMWWAQPKLYVGRGMHEDMFSLLKYTLFWVLLIICKLAFSYYVEILPLVEPTKLIMEIRVNNYQWHEFFPQLPHNIGVVISIWTPILLVYFLDAQIWYAIFSTLVGGIQGAFSHLGEIRTLGMLRSRFESVPSAFSRHLVPSHEDAPRKPLVINSNKFCCSGLFICTDNQDKESERKNEESERKNIANFSHVWNEFIYSLRMEDLISNHEKDLLLVPYSSNDVSVFQWPPFLLASKIPIALDMAKDFKGKEDAELYRKMDEYMQSALIECYEALKYIIFSLLEDDVDKMIVKEIHNKVDMSINDHRFLNEFGMSGLPMLSEYLERFLKVLVLRLHLLLTTKESAINVPSNLDARRRITFFANSLFMNMPKAPKVRDMFSFSVLTPYYKEDVLYSDDELHKENEDGITILFYLKTIYHDEWKNFEERINDQKLKFLAKDKAEFTRQWVSYRGQTLARTVRGMMYYRQALELQCLLEFAEDDALLNSSRTLELEMDQEMDQKVYYDRVQALADLKFTYVVSCQVYGAQKKSTEQRDRSCYNNILNLMLANPSLRVAYIDERETTVNGKSQKLYYSVLVKGGDKYDEEIYRIKLPGPPTDIGEGKPENQNHAIIFTRGEALQTIDMNQDNYFEEAFKMRNVLEELKKSHRRKQNPTILGIREHIFTGSVSSLAWFMSNQETSFVTIGQRILASPLRVRFHYGHPDIFDRIFHITRGGISKASKIINLSEDIFAGYNTTLRGGYVTHHEYIQVGKGRDVGMNQISSFEAKVANGNGEQTLSRDVYRLGRRFDFYRMLSFYFTTVGFYFSSMVTVLTVYVFLYGRLYMVMSGLEREILMDPSINESKALEQALAPQSIFQLGLLLVLPMVMEIGLEKGFRTALGDFVIMQLQLASVFFTFQLGTKAHYYGRTILHGGSKYRATGRGFVVFHAKFAENYRLYSRSHFVKGLELFILLVVYEVYGNSYRSSSLYLFVTLSMWCLVGSWLFAPFVFNPSGFDWQKTVDDWTDWKRWMGNRGGIGIAPDKSWESWWGGEQEHLKHTNIRGWLLEIILAFRFFIYQYGIVYHLDIAHHSKSLLVYGLSWIVMLTTLLVLKMVSMGRRKFRTDFQLMFRILKALLFLGFVSVMTVLFVVCGLTIQDLFAGILAFIPTGWALLLIGQACRSLFMWIGFWDSIKELARAYEYIMGLLLFMPIAILSWFPFASEFQTRLLFNQAFSRGLQISMILAGKKEGADRADTGKKEGADRADTGERRS, from the exons ATCGCTCCTATTCTTCGCGTTGCTAACGagattgagaaggaaaattctCGGGTCGCCTATCTCT GCCGATTCCATGCGTTTGAGAGGGCTCATATGATGGATCTGACGTCGAGTGGACGTGGAGTTCGACAGTTCAAGACCTATTTGTTGCACAGGCTTGAGAAG ctagaagaagaaacaaagcgTCAGCTTGCTATAAATGATCCAGGCGAAATCCAGTTGTATTACCAAAAATTCTACAAGGAGAACATTAAAGATGCACAGCATACAAAAAAACC GGAGGAGATGGCTAAGATTCTTCGCACTGCTACAGTATTATATGATGTGCTGCAAACGGTCGTACCTGCAGGAAAAGTTGACAACAAg ACAAAGAAATATGCTGAGGATGTTAAGAGAAAAAGGGGACAGTACGAACACTACAACATTCTTCCACTGTATGCTGCTGGGGTAAAACCAGCAATCATGGAACTTCCAGAG ataaaagCCGCACTTCATGCTCTACGTGATGTGGATAATCTTCCAATGCCCAAAATTAGACTACCGCATGATTCCTCTAGTGACATGCACAAGGAAAGGGTTACATCTGTCAATGACATATTCGATTGGCTCTCGTCTATTTTTGGGTTTCAG CGAGGAAACGTGGCAAATCAGAGGGAGCACTTGATATTGCTACTAGCCAATATGGATGTAAGGAAGAGGAGTCTTGACGATTATACTACG CTCAATAGTGGGACCATACAACGATTGTTGGAAACAATTTTCAAGAATTATCGTTCGTGGTGTAACTATTTGCGTTGTAAATCAAATCTTGA GTTTCCTACGAAGTCTGACAACCAACAGTTGAAGCTTATTTACATTGCACTCTATCTTCTTATATGGGGTGAAGCTTCAAATATACGATTCATGCCAGAATGCATTTGCTATATCTTCCAcaat ATGGCACATGAAGTCTATGGAATATTACATAGCAACGTGCATCCTGTTAGTGGGGAGACATATGAAATAACACCACCTGATGATGAAGCCTTTCTGAGGAATGTTATAACCCCAATCTATCAGGTTTTGCGCGAG GAAGCAAGGAGAAACAAAGGAGGCAAGGCTAGCCATTCAAAATGGAGAAATTATGATGACCTGAACGAGTATTTCTG gTCTGACAAGTGTTTCAAGTTAAATTGGCCAATGGACCTCCGAGcagatttttttgttcattcaGATGAGTGGCCACCTGCAAATGAG AGGTCTAACCAAGGCACTGGTGGAACGAGGAAGCCTAAGACTAATTTTGTCGAAGTCCGCACTTTTTGGCACCTTTTTAGAAGTTTTGACCGAATgtggatattttttatattggctTTGCAG GCTATGATAATTATTGCATGGAGTCCTTCTGGATCTATTATAGCCTTTTTTGATGAGGATGTCTTCAAAAGTGTTTTGAGCATTTTTGTCACTTCTGCATTCCTTAATCTTTTGCAAG CTTCTCTGGATATAATTTTGAGTCTTAATGCATGGAGGAGCTTAAAAGTCACACAAATACTACGATATCTTTTTAAGTTTGTTGTGGCTGCTGCATGGGCTGTGGTTCTGCCAATTGGTTATTCTAGCTCCGTGCTGAATCCAACAGGACTTGTAAAGTTCTTTAGCACTTGGTCTATGGATTGGCAGAATCagtcattttatatttatgccGTGACAATTTATTTAATACCCAATGTGTTTGCTGCTTTACTTTTTGTGCTTCCACCATTACGGAGAACCATGGAACGTTCAAACTGGCGGATTGTCACTCTCATAATGTGGTGGGCTCAG CCAAAACTATATGTAGGAAGAGGCATGCATGAGGATATGTTCTCACTTTTAAA GTATACTTTGTTCTGGGTCTTGCTGATAATTTGCAAGCTAGCATTTAGCTACTATGTggag ATACTGCCTCTAGTTGAACCGACAAAGTTGATTATGGAGATTCGTGTCAATAACTATCAATGGCATGAATTCTTTCCCCAAC TTCCGCATAACATTGGTGTTGTTATCTCTATATGGACTCCTATTCTTCTG GTTTATTTTTTGGATGCACAAATATGGTATGCCATATTTTCTACTCTTGTTGGTGGGATTCAAGGAGCCTTCAGCCATTTGGGTGAG ataagGACCTTAGGGATGTTACGGTCCAGATTTGAATCCGTGCCTTCAGCTTTCAGTCGCCATCTTGTGCCATCACACGAGGATGCTCCGAGGAAACCTTTGGTGATCAATTCTAACAAATTTTGTTGTAGTGGTTTGTTTATTTGCACTGACAatcag GATAAGGAatcagaaagaaaaaatgaggaatcagaaagaaaaaatattgcaaatttTTCACATGTGTGGAATGAGTTCATATATTCTTTGAGAATGGAAGATCTGATCAGCAATCA TGAAAAAGACTTGCTACTTGTGCCTTATTCTTCAAATGATGTCTCTGTCTTCCAGTGGCCTCCTTTTTTGCTTGCTAGCAAG ATCCCTATAGCACTGGACATGGCAAAAGATTTCAAGGGGAAGGAGGATGCTGAGTTATATAGAAAGATGGATGAGTATATGCAATCAGCACTGATTGAGTGTTATGAGGCATTGAAGTACATAATATTTAGCCTTCTGGAAGATGATGTAGATAAGAT GATTGTTAAAGAAATACATAACAAGGTAGATATGAGCATAAATGACCATAGATTTTTGAATGAGTTCGGAATGAGTGGATTGCCTATGCTTAGTGAATATTTGGAGAGATTTCTAAAAGTCTTG GTCCTCAGGCTTCATTTACTTTTGACCACGAAGGAATCTGCCATAAATGTGCCATCAAACTTGGATGCTCGCCGCCGAATCACTTTCTTTGCAAATTCCTTATTTATGAACATGCCGAAGGCTCCAAAAGTCCGAGACATGTTCTCTTTTAG TGTTTTGACTCCCTATTACAAAGAAGATGTTCTTTATTCTGATGACGAACTTCATAAGGAAAATGAAGATGGGATAACAATTTTGTTCTACCTAAAGACAATATATCATG ATGAATGGAAAAATTTTGAGGAACGTATAAATGATCAGAAACTTAAGTTTCTTGCCAAAGACAAGGCGGAGTTTACTCGTCAGTGGGTATCCTATAGGGGGCAGACCCTTGCTAGAACAG tgagAGGGATGATGTACTACAGGCAAGCCTTAGAACTTCAGTGCTTATTAGAATTTGCAGAAGATGATG CCCTTTTGAATAGCTCCCGTACCTTGGAACTTGAGATGGATCAAGAGATGGATCAAAAAGTATATTATGATCGGGTACAAGCTCTAGCTGATTTGAAGTTCACCTATGTTGTTTCTTGTCAAGTGTATGGGGCTCAGAAAAAATCCACTGAACAACGGGATCGGAGTTGTTACAACAATATTCTGAATTTAATGTTAGC GAATCCATCGTTGCGTGTTGCTTACATAGATGAAAGAGAGACCACGGTGAATGGAAAATCTCAAAAGCTGTATTACTCTGTTCTTGTCAAAGGGGGTGATAAGTATGATGAG GAAATCTACCGAATCAAGCTTCCAGGTCCTCCGACAGATATTGGTGAAGGAAAAcctgaaaatcaaaatcatgcCATTATTTTTACTCGTGGAGAAGCCCTACAGACTATAGACATGAATCAG gacaattacTTTGAAGAAGcttttaaaatgagaaatgtGTTGGAGGAGCTTAAAAAATCTCATCGTAGGAAACAAAACCCAACGATTTTGGGTATAAGGGAGCATATATTTACTGGAAG TGTTTCATCACTTGCTTGGTTCATGTCCAATCAGGAGACCAGCTTTGTGACTATTGGCCAACGTATCTTGGCTAGTCCTCTAAG GGTACGATTCCATTACGGCCATCCTGATATATTTGACAGAATCTTCCACATAACAAGGGGTGGCATAAGCAAagcttcaaaaataataaatttaagcgAGGATATATTTGCAG GATACAACACAACTCTACGTGGGGGATATGTAACACATCATGAATACATACAAGTAGGAAAAGGACGTGATGTGGGGATGAACCAAATATCATCTTTTGAGGCAAAGGTTGCAAATGGAAATGGAGAGCAGACCCTTAGCCGTGATGTTTATCGACTAGGGCGACGTTTTGACTTCTATAGGATGCTCTCGTTCTACTTTACAACAGTTGGTTTCTATTTCAGTAGCATG GTAACTGTGCTTACTGTATATGTGTTCTTATATGGACGCTTATACATGGTAATGAGTGGATTAGAAAGGGAGATTCTTATGGACCCGAGCATAAATGAAAGCAAGGCCCTTGAACAGGCTTTGGCTCCTCAATCCATTTTTCAGCTAGGCTTATTGCTTGTGCTACCCATGGTCATGGAAATTGGTTTGGAGAAAGGGTTCCGCACTGCTCTGGGTGATTTTGTCATTATGCAGCTACAACTTGCCTCAGTGTTCTTTACATTCCAGCTTGGAACTAAAGCACATTATTATGGAAGAACAATTTTGCATGGTGGTTCCAAATATCGAGCTACTGGGCGTGgctttgttgttttccatgcaaaGTTTGCAGAAAACTATAGGCTATACTCACGAAGTCACTTTGTTAAGGGATTGGAACTATTTATATTGTTGGTCGTGTATGAAGTCTATGGGAATTCATATCGCAGTTCAAGTCTTTATTTGTTCGTCACCTTGTCCATGTGGTGCCTGGTTGGATCCTGGTTATTTGCTCCATTTGTGTTCAATCCATCTGGATTTGATTGGCAAAAAACAGTGGATGATTGGACAGATTGGAAAAGGTGGATGGGAAATCGTGGTGGTATAGGGATTGCACCTGATAAAAGTTGGGAATCATGGTGGGGTGGAGAACAAGAACATCTCAAGCACACGAATATCAGGGGATGGTTACTTGAAATAATCCTCGCATTTCGCTTCTTTATCTACCAATATGGCATCGTCTACCACCTTGATATAGCTCATCACAGCAAAAGTTTGCTG GTTTATGGACTTTCATGGATAGTTATGTTAACTACACTTTTAGTGCTTAAG ATGGTATCAATGGGGAGACGAAAATTCCGTACAGATTTTCAGCTCATGTTCAGGATTCTCAAGGCACTCCTATTCCTCGGCTTCGTGTCGGTCATGACTGTTCTATTCGTAGTTTGTGGTCTCACAATACAAGATTTATTTGCTGGCATCCTCGCATTCATACCCACGGGGTGGGCCCTTCTTCTT ATTGGACAAGCATGCAGGTCGTTGTTTATGTGGATAGGATTCTGGGATTCAATAAAGGAGCTAGCAAGGGCATACGAATATATTATGGGCTTATTGCTTTTCATGCCAATAGCCATCTTGTCATGGTTCCCGTTTGCCTCGGAGTTCCAAACTCGCCTGCTCTTCAATCAAGCATTTAGTAGAGGCCTCCAAATTTCTATGATTCTTGCAGGAAAGAAAGAGGGAGCTGATAGAGCTGATACTGGAAAGAAAGAGGGAGCTGATAGAGCTGATACTGGAGAAAGAAGGAGCTGA